In Acinetobacter pittii, one genomic interval encodes:
- a CDS encoding tetratricopeptide repeat protein has protein sequence MKKTLSLPKPPIGMMNRHKKNNPAEMNKILNQHFNAFKQAAAQGNYAKAYQHVKQAVSLVPKHPGALSDLAYTELRLGRYNDAYQHYLQAIQASGANVNTNLYDGLTEVCHHLNKKEETIKFGRLAIATKKELAKSEPILSIPDHAPPEFSANPQENIIAFSLFGANPRYCETSILNTQLAKQIYPEWTCRFYVDESVPVLVQQRLKEKGAQVIQVTDSQKQLSGLFWRFLVMDDPTIKRFLIRDADSIVSHREKAAVDAWLKSDKWFHLMRDNYSHTELVLAGMWAGCTGIFHNIEAHIRDYVATGRYLDNRVMDQHYLRYCIWPTLKQSVLIHDSQQFDPEAIDFPAYDLALMQNDSESFHVGMNDGSPVIATAVAHPTAQKVCWILLDENQVEVCRYDAIVSTSRNIEINLPHAFAKKIQAEQWKLQVYPYEN, from the coding sequence ATGAAAAAAACATTAAGCTTACCGAAACCACCAATAGGGATGATGAACCGCCATAAAAAAAACAACCCTGCGGAAATGAATAAAATTTTAAATCAGCATTTTAATGCATTTAAACAAGCCGCAGCACAAGGGAATTATGCCAAAGCTTATCAACATGTTAAACAAGCTGTTAGCTTAGTTCCTAAGCATCCAGGTGCCTTGTCAGATTTAGCTTATACCGAATTACGCTTAGGCCGTTATAACGATGCCTATCAACATTATTTACAAGCGATTCAGGCCAGTGGAGCTAACGTAAATACGAACTTATATGATGGACTTACAGAAGTTTGCCACCATTTAAATAAAAAAGAAGAAACGATTAAATTTGGGCGCTTGGCAATTGCAACTAAAAAAGAATTAGCGAAGAGCGAACCTATCTTATCGATTCCGGATCATGCACCACCTGAGTTTAGTGCAAATCCTCAAGAGAATATTATTGCTTTTTCATTATTTGGAGCGAACCCCCGTTATTGTGAAACCTCTATTTTAAATACTCAGCTTGCCAAACAGATTTATCCAGAATGGACATGTCGATTTTATGTCGATGAAAGTGTGCCAGTACTTGTACAACAGCGCTTAAAAGAGAAAGGTGCACAAGTCATCCAAGTTACAGATTCTCAGAAACAACTATCTGGCCTGTTTTGGCGCTTTTTGGTGATGGATGACCCGACAATTAAGCGTTTTTTGATACGAGATGCCGACTCTATTGTGTCGCATCGTGAAAAAGCGGCTGTAGATGCATGGCTCAAAAGTGATAAATGGTTTCACTTGATGCGAGATAATTATTCTCATACTGAGTTGGTTTTGGCTGGAATGTGGGCCGGATGTACGGGGATTTTTCATAATATTGAAGCACATATCAGAGATTATGTTGCCACCGGACGTTATCTGGATAACCGGGTGATGGATCAGCATTATTTGCGTTACTGTATTTGGCCGACCTTAAAACAAAGTGTGCTGATACACGACAGTCAGCAATTTGATCCGGAGGCTATCGATTTTCCAGCTTATGATCTGGCGTTAATGCAAAACGACAGTGAAAGTTTTCATGTAGGGATGAATGACGGTTCACCGGTAATTGCTACAGCAGTTGCTCATCCAACCGCGCAGAAAGTGTGTTGGATACTCCTAGATGAAAATCAGGTCGAAGTTTGCAGATACGATGCAATTGTGTCTACTAGTCGAAATATTGAGATTAACTTACCTCATGCTTTTGCCAAAAAAATTCAGGCAGAGCAGTGGAAATTACAAGTCTATCCGTATGAAAACTGA
- a CDS encoding pyrimidine/purine nucleoside phosphorylase, whose product MSSTQFDHVTVIKKSNVYFGGACISHTVQFEDGTKKTLGVILPTEQALTFETHVPERMEIISGECRVTIADSTESELFRAGQSFYVPGNSLFKIETDEVLDYVCHLEG is encoded by the coding sequence ATGAGTTCAACCCAATTTGATCATGTAACGGTCATCAAAAAATCAAACGTTTATTTTGGCGGAGCTTGTATTAGCCATACCGTGCAATTTGAAGATGGAACTAAAAAAACATTAGGTGTTATTTTGCCGACTGAGCAGGCTTTAACTTTTGAGACGCATGTTCCTGAGCGTATGGAAATTATTTCAGGCGAATGTCGCGTAACGATTGCGGACAGCACTGAAAGTGAGTTGTTCCGTGCAGGCCAATCATTTTATGTGCCTGGTAATAGTCTTTTTAAAATCGAAACTGATGAAGTCCTCGATTATGTGTGCCATTTAGAAGGCTAA
- a CDS encoding YqgE/AlgH family protein has protein sequence MTKQYLTHRCLIAPPEMADDFFANTVIYLARHDEEGAQGIIINRPSGIQIKELLNDLDIEADNVNPHAVLQGGPLRPEAGFVLHTGQPTWHSSIAVGENVCITTSKDILDAIAHNEGVGRYQIALGYASWSKNQLEDEITRGDWLICDADMDLIFNLPYDDRWDAAYKKIGVDRAWLASEIGHA, from the coding sequence GTGACCAAACAATATCTGACTCACCGTTGTCTGATTGCCCCGCCAGAAATGGCAGATGACTTTTTTGCAAACACTGTAATTTATCTTGCCCGTCATGATGAAGAAGGTGCTCAAGGCATTATTATTAATCGTCCTTCCGGTATCCAAATTAAAGAATTACTCAATGATCTCGACATTGAAGCAGACAATGTAAACCCACATGCGGTTTTACAAGGTGGCCCATTACGTCCCGAAGCTGGATTTGTTCTTCATACCGGACAACCAACATGGCATTCATCTATTGCTGTAGGTGAAAATGTTTGTATTACCACCAGTAAAGATATTCTGGATGCGATTGCCCATAATGAAGGCGTCGGTCGATATCAGATTGCTCTAGGCTATGCGAGCTGGAGCAAAAATCAGTTAGAAGATGAGATTACGCGTGGTGATTGGCTGATTTGTGATGCCGATATGGATCTAATTTTTAACCTACCTTACGACGACCGTTGGGATGCAGCTTATAAAAAAATCGGTGTAGATCGTGCGTGGTTAGCTTCTGAAATCGGACACGCTTAA
- the recN gene encoding DNA repair protein RecN — protein sequence MLTHLTLINFALADHLAIDIEQGFNVLTGETGAGKSLLLDALSACLGERTDTNYVRYGSDKADITAVFTYQNNSPEAKWLQDHELDDDSGEIHLRRVIFATGRSKAWVNGRPSSLSELKELGRLLVQLYSQHSQQQLLEPPYPKHWLDRYNNFYAEANDVREAYSTWQRTIRLHQAALDAQATRLQRIGTLEHQIEELEEVIQTDYKEIEQEFDRLSHHEHIMQDCSYSLNVLDEAEQNITQEMSSIIRRLESHAGRSEQLSEIYNSLLNAQSEIDDATANLRQFIDRQSFDPERMEELNSKLEVFHRLARKYRTQPETLKEEYEAWQSELEQLHQLEDPETLAEQVEKSHEEFLEKAQHLDHIRREAAAPLAKQLTEQVKPLALPEAHFEFKFEPLEQPTAEGLSFIQLLFTANKGIPPQPLARVASGGELSRIALVMQVMNAEKTEAEVLVFDEIDVGISGGTAEVVGRLLADLAQHVQLLCITHQAQVAAQSDQHLLVKKQQTDPASSTIVELDENQIIFELARMSGGVEINETTLQHAKQLRQLKFQASSN from the coding sequence ATGCTCACACATTTAACTTTAATTAATTTTGCATTAGCTGATCATTTGGCTATTGATATAGAACAAGGATTTAATGTTCTAACAGGCGAAACAGGTGCCGGAAAATCATTATTACTGGATGCACTCTCTGCCTGCCTCGGGGAACGTACAGATACAAATTATGTCCGTTATGGTTCGGACAAAGCGGATATTACCGCTGTTTTTACCTATCAAAATAATAGTCCTGAAGCAAAATGGCTCCAAGACCACGAGCTAGATGATGATTCTGGGGAAATTCATTTACGTCGTGTTATTTTTGCAACTGGACGCAGCAAAGCTTGGGTCAATGGACGTCCAAGTAGCCTATCTGAACTTAAAGAGTTAGGACGCTTGCTGGTTCAACTCTATAGTCAACATAGTCAGCAACAACTTCTTGAACCGCCTTATCCAAAGCATTGGTTAGACCGTTATAACAATTTTTATGCTGAAGCAAATGATGTACGTGAAGCTTACAGCACATGGCAACGTACCATTCGTTTGCACCAAGCGGCTCTAGATGCACAAGCAACTCGTCTACAACGCATTGGTACTTTAGAACATCAAATTGAAGAACTCGAAGAGGTCATTCAAACCGACTATAAAGAAATTGAGCAAGAGTTTGATCGGCTAAGTCATCATGAACATATCATGCAAGACTGTAGCTATAGCTTAAATGTTTTAGATGAAGCTGAGCAGAATATTACTCAAGAAATGTCTTCGATTATTCGCCGTCTAGAGTCTCACGCGGGGCGTAGCGAACAACTTTCTGAGATTTATAATTCTTTACTCAATGCTCAAAGTGAAATAGATGATGCAACAGCAAACTTGCGTCAATTTATTGATCGTCAAAGCTTTGACCCTGAACGAATGGAAGAACTTAACTCTAAACTTGAAGTTTTCCATCGTTTGGCTCGTAAATACCGCACTCAACCGGAAACACTTAAAGAAGAATATGAAGCTTGGCAGAGTGAGCTTGAGCAACTACATCAGCTTGAAGATCCAGAAACATTGGCAGAACAAGTTGAAAAGTCGCATGAAGAGTTCTTAGAGAAAGCTCAGCATTTAGACCATATTCGTCGTGAAGCTGCTGCTCCGCTTGCTAAACAATTAACTGAACAGGTTAAACCTTTAGCACTACCGGAGGCACACTTCGAGTTTAAGTTTGAGCCATTAGAGCAACCTACCGCTGAAGGCTTAAGTTTTATTCAGCTTCTATTTACGGCCAACAAAGGTATTCCACCACAACCACTAGCACGCGTCGCTTCAGGTGGAGAACTTTCACGTATTGCATTAGTTATGCAAGTCATGAATGCTGAAAAAACCGAAGCAGAAGTGTTGGTGTTTGATGAAATTGATGTCGGGATTAGTGGTGGAACCGCAGAAGTTGTGGGACGTTTACTTGCCGATTTAGCCCAACATGTTCAGCTCTTATGTATTACGCACCAAGCACAAGTTGCAGCACAGTCTGATCAGCATTTATTAGTGAAGAAACAACAAACTGACCCAGCCAGCAGTACAATTGTGGAACTAGACGAAAATCAAATCATTTTCGAGTTAGCACGTATGTCAGGCGGTGTTGAAATTAATGAAACAACCTTGCAACATGCAAAACAATTACGCCAACTTAAATTTCAGGCTTCTTCAAATTAA